From the Exiguobacterium aurantiacum genome, one window contains:
- a CDS encoding general stress protein has product MSVLYKEFTNDEEVVTAIQSMKAKGIEDKHIYVITHDDDRTDRVADNADANTVTASDVGLGTAAKNVFRKKGDELRAQFEQLGFSSTEADQLEKKLDQGKVVVVVKDAPAGFTL; this is encoded by the coding sequence ATGTCAGTTTTGTACAAAGAGTTCACAAATGATGAAGAAGTCGTGACCGCCATTCAATCGATGAAAGCGAAAGGGATTGAGGACAAGCACATTTATGTCATCACCCACGACGATGACCGGACCGATCGTGTGGCCGATAATGCCGACGCGAATACGGTGACGGCATCAGACGTCGGCTTAGGGACGGCCGCGAAAAATGTATTCCGCAAAAAGGGCGATGAGCTTCGGGCCCAGTTCGAACAGCTCGGTTTCTCATCGACTGAAGCGGATCAACTCGAGAAAAAATTAGACCAAGGCAAGGTGGTCGTCGTCGTCAAAGACGCACCAGCCGGATTCACTTTATAA
- a CDS encoding SDR family NAD(P)-dependent oxidoreductase produces MKLAIVTGASRGLGRAIAEELLKRDYEVVNFSRTQAADASFRHVEVDLSNPESTLAALEHVKPLIETATPLLVVQNAALIEPIHRAGHMNPNQLIAHVQANLLAPMLLTNAVLAYELPVSLIHVTSGAAKRAISGWSAYCATKAGLDHFTETVALELTDTNDKVALFNPGVMDTAMQESIRASSEDAFRDVEQFRSYVTEGRLRTPETVARILAKHLLDEPFENGKTYSVYDLA; encoded by the coding sequence ATGAAACTAGCCATCGTGACCGGTGCCTCGCGCGGTCTCGGCCGTGCCATCGCCGAGGAACTATTGAAGCGGGATTACGAGGTCGTCAATTTCTCACGGACGCAGGCGGCCGATGCCTCGTTCCGTCACGTCGAGGTCGATTTATCGAATCCTGAGAGCACGCTGGCCGCGCTCGAACACGTGAAGCCGCTCATTGAAACGGCGACGCCCTTACTCGTCGTGCAAAACGCAGCTTTGATTGAACCGATTCATCGGGCCGGCCATATGAATCCGAATCAGCTCATCGCCCACGTCCAAGCCAACCTGCTCGCCCCGATGTTATTGACGAACGCGGTGCTCGCGTATGAACTGCCCGTCTCGCTCATCCATGTGACCTCCGGGGCCGCCAAGCGCGCCATCTCGGGTTGGAGCGCCTATTGTGCGACGAAAGCCGGTCTCGACCACTTCACGGAGACGGTCGCCCTTGAATTGACCGATACAAACGACAAGGTCGCCTTGTTCAATCCAGGCGTAATGGACACCGCGATGCAGGAAAGCATTCGGGCCTCGTCAGAAGACGCGTTCCGTGACGTGGAACAGTTCCGCTCCTATGTGACGGAAGGACGATTGCGCACCCCTGAGACGGTCGCCCGCATCTTGGCGAAACACTTGCTAGACGAGCCGTTCGAGAATGGCAAGACGTATTCCGTCTACGACCTTGCTTGA
- a CDS encoding sensor domain-containing diguanylate cyclase translates to MEQFWSGLLVGLILVLVAQKTFQSRKEVDGAFAHFGNHAKDVIYIFEVKPTFRFRYISPSLDLYLGEGVVAKNYENPDDCFRRIHPDDYQLLMNKVSGNMSYDEPISQRWRTNDGRYLRFEEYTTPIYKNGEIVAVQGIIRNVEAAVMKREELEYESRHDELTRVLNRRAFNEALDRLSQKAIGLIVIDLNDLKKINDNQGHSAGDLLLQKVGFLLQELSTDVYRIGGDEFVVLTDNMQQDELLNLTALVRNKFEVNHVSAAVGVAWEERLIDFTNLYNQADQNMYEQKRKCKTNRHTLC, encoded by the coding sequence ATGGAACAATTTTGGTCAGGTTTATTAGTTGGATTGATTTTGGTACTCGTTGCGCAAAAGACATTTCAATCACGTAAAGAGGTGGACGGAGCGTTTGCACATTTCGGTAACCACGCTAAAGATGTCATCTATATATTTGAAGTCAAACCGACGTTTCGTTTTCGTTACATCAGTCCTTCCCTTGATTTATATTTAGGTGAAGGTGTTGTAGCGAAAAACTATGAAAATCCAGATGATTGTTTTCGTCGTATTCATCCAGATGATTATCAACTTCTCATGAATAAAGTATCAGGAAATATGAGTTACGATGAGCCTATCTCTCAACGTTGGCGTACGAATGACGGTCGTTATTTGCGCTTTGAAGAATACACGACCCCGATTTATAAAAATGGTGAGATTGTAGCTGTACAAGGAATCATTCGGAATGTGGAAGCTGCTGTAATGAAACGCGAAGAGTTGGAATATGAGAGCCGCCATGATGAACTCACTAGGGTTTTGAATCGACGCGCTTTTAACGAAGCGCTTGATCGTCTCTCTCAAAAAGCAATAGGACTGATTGTGATTGATTTGAACGACTTGAAGAAAATTAATGATAACCAAGGTCATTCAGCTGGTGATTTGTTACTTCAAAAAGTGGGATTCCTTTTGCAGGAGTTAAGTACAGATGTTTATCGTATTGGTGGCGACGAATTCGTTGTGTTAACGGACAACATGCAACAAGATGAGTTACTGAATTTGACGGCTTTAGTTAGAAACAAATTTGAAGTGAATCACGTCTCAGCCGCTGTCGGGGTAGCTTGGGAAGAGCGTTTAATAGATTTCACGAATTTATATAATCAAGCGGATCAAAACATGTATGAACAGAAGCGTAAATGTAAAACAAACAGACACACTCTCTGCTAA
- a CDS encoding MDR family oxidoreductase, translating into MNESFQALVLDKTDDRLHATVTDVKLDALPKEEDGNVLVEVHYSALNYKDALGLTGSGKIVSHYPFIPGCEFVGKVVESDHLDFKVGDEVIATGFGIGERHFGGFSRYAQVPGNWLIKLPKGMGMRDAMTIGTPGLTAMFAVEALEHEGVHPGQEVLVTGASGGVGSFAIALLHKLGYHVIASTGKQDPAYLRDLGVENMIPRSQLEGPGRPLDEQKFDAAIDSVGGETLGNILSRTRYEGTVVACGLAGGHELHMTVYPFILRGIRLIGIDSVMQPISRRVKAWERLHELVDTHVLNHMVHEIPLHDVPRHAEAMMRGELSGRTVVRIHD; encoded by the coding sequence ATGAACGAATCATTTCAAGCACTCGTCCTCGACAAGACGGATGACCGTCTCCATGCCACGGTGACGGACGTCAAACTCGACGCGCTTCCAAAAGAAGAAGACGGCAACGTCCTCGTCGAAGTCCATTATTCAGCGCTCAACTACAAAGACGCCCTCGGGCTGACGGGGTCCGGCAAAATCGTCAGTCATTACCCGTTTATCCCCGGGTGCGAGTTCGTCGGGAAAGTCGTTGAATCCGACCATCTCGACTTCAAAGTCGGCGATGAAGTCATCGCCACCGGTTTCGGGATCGGCGAACGGCATTTCGGTGGCTTCAGCCGTTACGCCCAAGTTCCAGGGAACTGGCTCATCAAATTACCGAAAGGCATGGGCATGCGAGATGCGATGACGATTGGGACACCAGGACTTACCGCCATGTTCGCTGTCGAGGCGCTCGAACATGAGGGCGTGCATCCCGGTCAAGAAGTGCTCGTGACCGGGGCTTCTGGAGGCGTCGGCAGTTTCGCCATCGCCTTGCTCCACAAGCTCGGCTACCACGTGATTGCCTCGACCGGCAAACAAGACCCGGCGTATTTGCGTGACCTCGGTGTCGAGAACATGATCCCTCGAAGTCAGCTTGAGGGACCAGGACGTCCGCTCGACGAGCAAAAATTTGATGCCGCCATCGATTCGGTCGGAGGCGAGACGCTCGGTAATATCCTTAGCCGAACACGCTACGAAGGGACGGTCGTCGCCTGCGGGCTCGCTGGTGGACATGAGCTCCATATGACCGTCTATCCGTTCATCTTACGGGGCATCCGGCTGATCGGCATCGATTCGGTCATGCAACCGATTTCCCGTCGCGTGAAAGCGTGGGAACGACTCCATGAGCTTGTTGACACCCATGTGCTCAACCATATGGTCCATGAGATTCCGCTGCATGACGTCCCTCGACACGCCGAGGCGATGATGCGCGGCGAACTGAGCGGCCGGACCGTCGTCCGCATCCACGACTAA
- a CDS encoding GNAT family N-acetyltransferase, which produces MNIRPYEERDFDQIQALNETEGWSQLVRQHELTKQAWRQSNVAYVVESEGQVIAYLRGLTDTTVSLYVCELLIAASHRRLGIGERLLSHVHALYPETRLEMLASASSQTYYEKLNFRPFYGYRKTIHE; this is translated from the coding sequence TTGAACATCCGCCCATACGAAGAGCGTGACTTCGACCAGATTCAAGCGTTGAATGAGACGGAAGGTTGGAGTCAACTCGTCCGACAACACGAGTTGACGAAACAGGCGTGGCGGCAATCGAACGTCGCCTATGTCGTTGAGTCAGAAGGACAGGTGATCGCCTATCTGCGTGGGTTGACCGACACGACCGTGAGCCTGTACGTATGCGAACTGCTCATCGCGGCCTCGCACCGTCGCCTCGGGATTGGCGAGCGACTGCTGTCACACGTCCATGCGCTCTACCCTGAGACGCGTCTCGAGATGCTTGCTAGTGCCTCGTCGCAGACGTATTACGAAAAATTAAACTTCCGTCCATTTTATGGATACCGGAAGACGATTCACGAATAG
- a CDS encoding serine hydrolase domain-containing protein: protein MSPDWSPYEVSSTFSGSALVMRQDDILFEHQQGYANRAEQIENRTSTRFGIASGCKLFTAIAICQLIEQGKLAFTSTLSECLTIHFPYFDPAVTVEQLLTHTSGIPDYFDESVMDDFEELWRQRPMYHMRQSRDFLPMFQDEPMRQERGVFEYNNAGYIVLGLIVEQASGLTFSDYIERFVFNPADMTDSGYFSLDALPANTALGYIDNMDGSWRTNHYSIPVKGGADGGAFVTAQDMAKLWSALLGHRLLGEEMTSLLFTPHVPVNETGGRYGYGLWIQLDANRHVFKYHVMGYDPGVSFHSAYYPATDIISVICSNESDGAFDLMKAIEQKAGVSA from the coding sequence ATGAGTCCTGACTGGTCACCCTATGAAGTCTCATCTACTTTTTCTGGATCGGCGCTCGTCATGCGACAGGACGACATCCTGTTCGAACATCAACAAGGATACGCAAATCGTGCTGAACAAATCGAAAATCGAACGTCGACCCGATTCGGCATCGCCTCTGGCTGTAAGCTATTCACGGCCATCGCCATCTGCCAACTCATCGAACAAGGTAAGTTGGCATTCACATCGACGCTCAGTGAATGCCTCACCATCCATTTTCCATATTTCGACCCGGCCGTGACAGTCGAACAGTTGCTCACCCATACGTCGGGCATCCCAGATTATTTCGACGAGTCTGTCATGGACGACTTTGAGGAATTATGGCGACAGCGTCCGATGTATCATATGAGACAGTCCCGTGACTTCTTACCGATGTTTCAAGACGAGCCGATGCGACAAGAACGGGGCGTGTTCGAATACAATAATGCCGGTTATATCGTGCTCGGTCTCATCGTCGAACAAGCGAGCGGGTTGACGTTCTCGGACTATATCGAGCGATTCGTGTTCAACCCGGCCGACATGACCGATTCTGGATACTTCTCCCTCGATGCCTTACCGGCGAACACGGCGCTCGGGTATATCGACAACATGGACGGCTCGTGGCGGACGAACCACTATTCGATTCCCGTCAAAGGCGGCGCGGACGGCGGCGCGTTCGTGACGGCACAAGATATGGCCAAACTGTGGAGCGCCCTGCTCGGTCATCGCCTACTTGGTGAGGAGATGACATCACTGCTCTTCACGCCTCACGTGCCAGTGAACGAAACAGGCGGACGTTATGGATACGGTCTGTGGATTCAACTGGATGCGAATCGACACGTGTTCAAATATCATGTCATGGGTTATGACCCCGGCGTCAGTTTTCATTCTGCTTACTACCCGGCCACAGACATCATTTCGGTCATCTGTTCGAACGAGTCAGACGGTGCGTTCGACCTCATGAAAGCCATCGAACAGAAAGCAGGTGTGTCTGCTTGA